From the Helianthus annuus cultivar XRQ/B chromosome 17, HanXRQr2.0-SUNRISE, whole genome shotgun sequence genome, the window ttaacttttctttttctttactATAACGAGTGCACCGAAACCGACCGAGTTTCTATCGTTTTCTTTTTCGTTTACCTTTGTTATTTACTATATTGTTTTACCTTTTCTTATTATTTTAATGTTCAGAACCGGGTTATGACGCAAATAACGTAACGCATTTAGATatcattttatttaattttataaatttatttatgATTTATCTGGTGTAATACATTCTGAATTCCAACCTTGAAAATATACGAAATTCTAGTGTAAACCATTTCACAATCTCTAAAGTCTAAATAAACCTACTCTTTGGGTTTTAGTGTGTTATACTAGTATGGGCTCTACGGCCCTGATACAAGCTTATTGTCAGTACGGGCCAATGGCCCAGATACAAGCTTATCGTCTTCTCGAAGCAACCATTGTCGTCGCATCCTTGATCAAAATCCGAAACACTATTTCACCTCTTCACCAGAGTCTTCCGATCAAACACACTCTTATCATTTCGCCGATTCAGATTCCTCTTCAGGTGCTCTTATAACTGTTTAATTCATCTTAATTTACAACTACGTTCTGATTTTTGTTTCGTTATCgcctgtttttgaattcagtaaaCCAGACTCAAATTCGATGAACACATCGCAGTTTATGGACAAACAGATCATGGATCTATCCAATTCTCACAACAAAAACACTGCAGAAACAGCTTTTATGGATCTAAACATTCATCCTCATCAAGAGGACCATGACGTCACCGATGGCGTCGATAAGAAGGATGAGATCTTACCTAACTATGATTTTCAGCCGATTCGTCCGATCGTCTCATCTCAGCCGTCCAATTTTGATTCCGGTAATATCAGTGGAGCTAGGGTTTGGTCATCAGCTGAATTTGAGCCTAATTTTGGCACTCGAGTAAGTTTTTTTGATCAATTATATGTTGTTTCTGTTGATATTTTGTAGTTTTTGTGGTTTTATTAGTATTGATCTAGAGGTTTATTGGTTGTAGCTTTAGATGACTAGAACAAGCTATTAGGAATTTAGGATTAGGTTTTCAGTTTTCATGCGATTGATTATACTGTGATATTGTTGTAACTTTGATATGAATAGAATTTTAAATACGGTGTTGCTAAGTCGACAACCGAACTGAGTAAATCCCACAGATAGCTTTAGGGTGGCTGCTTCCACACTGGCAGCCGGTTTCAAAACTAATGGTagacaaacaaacaacaaacagaCTAAATATGATCGTATCCGCGTCTCTTTCTTAAAATATAGAATTAGTCTTGAACTAAATCAACCTGTTTCATTTTTATGTACTATAATAATTCTCCTTCACCGCAATTATCTCTGTTTTCTACTCATCCCCGCTTTCCTCTCCCTCCACACGTAGCACCCCCACTCTGTACACACCCTTATCTTTTGATTAATAATTTTTTCATTATTCATCCATGATAATTCTTTACAGTGACAAGTTTTTGAATTATCAATATAAAAACGTCACATTTAGGAAAAAGATGTCAACAAGAAGCATGTGTCACAATCCCTCGGATTGTTGTGCTATATAACTTTATAACTCCTAATCAAGCGGAACTCTACAGCTCTTGAGAAGCCCCCATGACCAGAAATTCACTAGGTATAATCTTTGGAATACACAGAAATTCACTACGTATAATCTATGGGATACGCAGTCTATAGTGGTATAAGACGAATGGTAAAATAATTGCAATTGTTTAGCATATGCTTCTGAAGCATAAGGGAcagtaaaacacatttttttatgCGCTCGATTTGCATCATACCATGATTGTGATGCTCAATTTCGCTTCTTTTATTTTCACTTTGCCTGCCTTCTTTAGCTTTTATTTACCTGTGCAGAACTATCGTTCTCTTGATTCTGTTGAACCATCTAAGGTGGCGGTGGAGAAGGATCGAACTGTTCTAGATGCGGCTTTGATATCGGAAATTGATAGGACAATGAAAAAACATGCTGATAATCTGCTGCATGCGTTAGAAGGTGTTAGCGCACGCCTTTCGCAACTGGAAACGAGATCTAGAAACCTGGAGAATTCGGTGGATGATTTGAGAACATCTGTTGGTAACAATCATGGTAATACTGATGGCAAGTTAAGGCAGATTGAGAACATGATTAGAGATGtgagttctctctctctctctctctctctcttttgtACTGTGATTatttagttgtatatgatcagttTGGAATTACATGTCGAATCACCTGCTTGCAATTATCATGATGTCTAGGCCTGTAAACTGTTTGTGAACTTGTTCAgggggaagttcgtttatgtaataaacgaatgaacatgaacacaattttttttatttaattaaacgaaAGAACATGAAAACACGTtttgttcattcatttatgttcgtgaacgtctGTTATGTTCGTTTCcattttcttaacaaacgaacacgaacatgcccattttcttaataaactaacatgaacaaaaaaatgtgttctaTTATATGGTcttgttcggttaaagttaaatgaacgaacgtgAACATgcttgtgttcgtgttcgttcggtttaTTTACAGGCCTAATGAGGTCACTAACAATCTAATGTAGGTACAATCTGGTGTACAAGTTGTAAAAGACAAGCAAGAAATACTCGAGGCTCAGCTGCAGCTATCACAAGTGAAAATTTCCAAGCCTGAGAAGCAGCCGGAACCCCCGATTGTCGGACATATGGAATCTTTGCACCAGCAGGCTGCAGCGGCATCGGCTCCGCTGCAGTCTCATCAGCAGCTTCCTCCTGCCGCTCATCCTCAGCCTCTCCCGGCTGCTCTCCCTAACCCCCCACCACCTTCCAACCCACAGTCAAACCAATTTTCGTACTACGCGCCACCTGGTCAAACGGCagaagcaccaccaccaccacagccacctcAGCAGTACCAGATGCCGCCACCTCAACACCTTCAGCCGCCTATGGCATCGCCACCGTCACCACGACCACAATATCAACCACCCGCTCAAATCCAATATTCTCAACCACCTCCCATGTCTCTGCAACAGCCGAATCCCTCTCAAAGCCAACCTCCGAACCACCTTTCGGAAGATTTGGCTTATTTAGCATCCCAGAGTTATCCTCCGAGTGCGCGCCAGCCTGGTGGCGGCCCTCCTGCACAGCAGTTTCATGGGAACCCGTCTCAGATGTACGAACCGCCACCATCCGTTAGGACTGGTCCAGGATTTGCTAGCCAGTATGGACCGTCAGCTGCGTTTGGAGAATCTTACGGTTATGGTGGCTCTCAGTATGGAAGTGGATCACCTGTAAAATCTCAGCAACATTCTGCGTCTAATATGGGTCCTGGTGGCGGAAGCGGCTACCCACAACTCCCTACTGCCAGGTTGTTACCGCAAGCCCTTCCCACTGCAACCgcggttggtggtggtggatctaGTTCTGGTTCTGGCTCAGGGAACAGGGTACCGATTGATGATGTGGTTGATAAGGTGACCAATATGGGATTCCCGAGAGATCAAGTGCGGGCGACAGTAAGGAAGTTGACTGAAAATAATCAGGCGGTTGACCTGAATATAGTGTTGGACAAGTTGATGACTGATGGGGTGGAGAGCCAAAACCCGAGGCAATGGTTTGGTCGTTAACTTGATCTTTCTTACTTGGTTTCATACTTTTATGGTTTTAATTTGTGATTATGTACATAATCTGGACCACTCGGCATGAGGACGTTATATGGTTTGATTTCTGGCTCGTTTAATGCTCTGGATTATAATTTTAAAGTTTCCTGCCTCGTTTCATAATGATAGTGTAAACCCTTTCTGGAAAATCAGAAgctgctactatgaaagaaacaGAGTAATGATAATTTGCTTGAAAATGCTACGCAGTTCTTTTTAGTCGTATTCCAGGTTACAAGAAGTATGGGTTTAAAAGACCATTGCACATTTTGATTCATTCTAATTGATGATGCTGGGCAAGTCTGCTACAACCAGTGGGTTGAGTAATGGAAATAGGTTCGGATCTAAAGTTGTCCTTGTGGTTTGATGATGGGATCAACCTAAATCCCCCAACTTTTTTTGAACACCCTGTGTACACGTGCTATCAAAATTTAACAGTCTAGAGTCCTTTCCGTTATCTGGCTGTTAAGTCACCGTTGTTAAATGGGTGGTGGAATTCCGGTTTTACCCCCCTCTCATCTCTTCTCTCTTCtcccctcctctctctctctagataaccaccacccaccaccaccatcatcacctgcCTCCACCACGTCGCTCACCTTCCTTTCCCTCCTTCGCCACCCACCACCAAAACCCCCCAATTCACTCGCATCTAAACAATAGTTATTTCTAATAATGAGATTTGGTGTTAATTTGCTCAGAAATGAAAGGAACAACTGTTACCTTATGATGTTCTTATGGTGGTTGTTTACTAAATCAGGTAATCAATTATTCAAAGATCTTATCTATGGATACAGATCGTAGGTTTCAAGTAATGTCACCAaaacctaaaaataaaaaaacactcCAGCCACTACCTTCCTTTAAATCTCCCTCACGTATGAACAACCCTAAAATGGTGTACGACTGGGGAATCGACTGCATACAGATCAGATTACGTTGAAAAACAGTATGTTTTGTTCAGGTTAAACAACAATTGAGTTGATCGTGGAAACTTCATGGCTGAATACAAGTTGCAACATTTGAGTTGATCTTGGTGGGTGTAAGTTTTTTTGTGAGAGATAAAGAGAAGAGATGAGTGTAATCTCATAGTTGACCTGAGGgtaaaaatataatttcatatgGTGACTTAAACAGCTAGATGACGGGAGGTACTAAGAGTGttaaaattttcataacacaAGTACATAAGGTGTTAAAATAAAGTTAGGGGACTCCCGTCACCAAACCAGGGGCGGATGTATTATGGaacaaggggtagcctccgctaccgcttggtcggaaaatttttgacgtttttaatgtaaattttggaaaaatttgacgtttttttgatttcgttaccgcttatttataaaacgttaccgcttggtcggaatcctagatccgccactgcacCAAACCACATGAACGCAAAGTGCACTTACATGAGCTTGCGTtgaaacaatttttttttccAGAAAGAAAACATCAACACGAGCTTATATGTTTTTTTACCGGTTAGAGACGAgctatatatgttttttttgcCGGTTAGGTTGGGTGCGTAACATGACAAAAGCGATTGCGCTGGGTACGTAACAAGACAAAAGCGATTGCGCTGTAGGTGATGACCGTTGGATGATGTCAATAAAACTAACCTAATGTATTAATTACCTTAGGGGCACGTGGAGGGTAATTAACAGAGATTAGGACCAAAGACAAAACGTGTGACTTGAAACGTCAGGGATGGAGGATATTAAAGGTGGACAAATCGCCTCTTGCATGAGGATACCTGTACATGGAGGGTAATTAACGGATAAGTTAATGAGGGCTAAGACCAAAGTCGGAACGTGTGACTTAAAACTTCAGGGACGGAGGGTATTAAAGGTGGACAAGTTACCTCTTGCACGAGGAGCACATGGAGAGTAATTAATAGATAAGTTAACAAGGGTTAAGACCAAAGTCGAAACGTATTAAGATTTGAAACGTCAGGGACAAAGGGTGTTAAAGTTGGATGAAACAAGACGAGGAATGTTAAAGATGGAAGTTACCAAGGGTTAAGA encodes:
- the LOC110923243 gene encoding arginine-glutamic acid dipeptide repeats protein isoform X1 gives rise to the protein MAQIQAYRLLEATIVVASLIKIRNTISPLHQSLPIKHTLIISPIQIPLQFMDKQIMDLSNSHNKNTAETAFMDLNIHPHQEDHDVTDGVDKKDEILPNYDFQPIRPIVSSQPSNFDSGNISGARVWSSAEFEPNFGTRNYRSLDSVEPSKVAVEKDRTVLDAALISEIDRTMKKHADNLLHALEGVSARLSQLETRSRNLENSVDDLRTSVGNNHGNTDGKLRQIENMIRDVQSGVQVVKDKQEILEAQLQLSQVKISKPEKQPEPPIVGHMESLHQQAAAASAPLQSHQQLPPAAHPQPLPAALPNPPPPSNPQSNQFSYYAPPGQTAEAPPPPQPPQQYQMPPPQHLQPPMASPPSPRPQYQPPAQIQYSQPPPMSLQQPNPSQSQPPNHLSEDLAYLASQSYPPSARQPGGGPPAQQFHGNPSQMYEPPPSVRTGPGFASQYGPSAAFGESYGYGGSQYGSGSPVKSQQHSASNMGPGGGSGYPQLPTARLLPQALPTATAVGGGGSSSGSGSGNRVPIDDVVDKVTNMGFPRDQVRATVRKLTENNQAVDLNIVLDKLMTDGVESQNPRQWFGR
- the LOC110923243 gene encoding synaptic defective enhancer 1 isoform X2, with protein sequence MNTSQFMDKQIMDLSNSHNKNTAETAFMDLNIHPHQEDHDVTDGVDKKDEILPNYDFQPIRPIVSSQPSNFDSGNISGARVWSSAEFEPNFGTRNYRSLDSVEPSKVAVEKDRTVLDAALISEIDRTMKKHADNLLHALEGVSARLSQLETRSRNLENSVDDLRTSVGNNHGNTDGKLRQIENMIRDVQSGVQVVKDKQEILEAQLQLSQVKISKPEKQPEPPIVGHMESLHQQAAAASAPLQSHQQLPPAAHPQPLPAALPNPPPPSNPQSNQFSYYAPPGQTAEAPPPPQPPQQYQMPPPQHLQPPMASPPSPRPQYQPPAQIQYSQPPPMSLQQPNPSQSQPPNHLSEDLAYLASQSYPPSARQPGGGPPAQQFHGNPSQMYEPPPSVRTGPGFASQYGPSAAFGESYGYGGSQYGSGSPVKSQQHSASNMGPGGGSGYPQLPTARLLPQALPTATAVGGGGSSSGSGSGNRVPIDDVVDKVTNMGFPRDQVRATVRKLTENNQAVDLNIVLDKLMTDGVESQNPRQWFGR